In Gammaproteobacteria bacterium, the genomic stretch ACGTTGTGCATAGTTTAGGCATCACCTGTAACAACTTGAGGTGATACGCAATGCCGGAACACACAACCCCCAACCTCCCCGCCGCTGGGTTCATCCGCCAGCGGCAGTTGATCCCGCACATCATCCCGTTTTCGTCTGCAACACTCTGGCGCAAGGTGAAGGCCGGCACGTTTCCCGCACCCGTGAAGCTCTCCGAGCGCGTGACTGCATGGAGCGTGGCCGACGTGCGCGCATGGATGGAAGCGCATCGGGGTGGGGAGGGCACGCCGTGATTAAGCACAAAAAAATAGCCGCCCCCGTCAGCAAACGGAAGGCGGCCAAGGTCTCTACGGGAAATCGCCTTCATCATAACTCAACTGCCGCACAGCGTCAGCGGCTCCTTAAAGCCCTGCGGCGCTCCCCCGTTTCGACAATCACCGCCCGTAGTGAATTGGACATCATGTCCCCTGCCCCGCGCGTGCTCGAACTGCGGCGTATGGGTTACGCGATCAAGACGGTTCGAGTCTGGCAGCGTACCGACTGCGGCATGGCGCACCGTGTCGGACTCTACGTGCTGGCGAGGGGGAAATAATGATGCGTCGAAACCGCCGCGTGCGGGCAACGGGCAAGGGCGCGGGCGAACGGTTCGCCGCCTTGCCCGTCAGCGTACTTACAAGCCCGGCTGTCGCAATGTTGAGCGTCGCCACACGCTGGGTGTTGGTAGCACTGGCCGCGCAGTTCAGCGGCAGTAACAACGGCGCGTTGTCGCTTCCGGCAGCGGCTGCTGCCAAGTTTGGGATCAAATCGCGGGACACGCTCTATAGCGGCTTGGCGCGGCTGTGTGAACGTGGGCTCGCCATTCAGACCGATCCTGGCTCATATCAACCGCCGCGCCCCGCACGTTACGCGGTCACGTGGCGGCCGCTGGATGACACGCCTTACACGACCGGCACGCGCACCGCGTCGCATGATTATCGCGCCTGGACACCGCCAAAAAATAAATCACGTGTACCGCCCACCGGTACCGGAGCACGCCGGCATGAGTCCTATTCGAGCCCTCCCGGCACCGCCCACCGGTACCATTTCGGCCCCCTCTCGGTACCGCCCAGCGGTCCTCTCTAGATATCTACCATGGGGGTGCGCGCAATGATTGACCGTGACGTAACGACCGATGGTGTGCGCGCCGCACTTGTCGAACTATGCGAGAAAGGATTGCTCACCTGCACAAGCGGTAACCCTGGCGAGGTCGGTTCAACCTACGCCGTGGCTTGGCTGCCACTGGACGATCCAGGCAGCTATCCGGCGTGCGTGCGCCGACGCCACGCGCAGAACATGCACAGCCTGATTCAATCTCAATCCGATCAACCGTAACAACGAAGGAGCACGACCGATGAACGCAACAATGAAAGCCCTGACCGCAGAACTTGCAACGCTGGAACGCCAGCGGGGCGAACTCGCCGCGAAGCTTCGCAGC encodes the following:
- a CDS encoding AlpA family phage regulatory protein yields the protein MPEHTTPNLPAAGFIRQRQLIPHIIPFSSATLWRKVKAGTFPAPVKLSERVTAWSVADVRAWMEAHRGGEGTP
- a CDS encoding helix-turn-helix domain-containing protein, translating into MDGSASGWGGHAVIKHKKIAAPVSKRKAAKVSTGNRLHHNSTAAQRQRLLKALRRSPVSTITARSELDIMSPAPRVLELRRMGYAIKTVRVWQRTDCGMAHRVGLYVLARGK